In the genome of Jaculus jaculus isolate mJacJac1 chromosome 11, mJacJac1.mat.Y.cur, whole genome shotgun sequence, the window acacccccctcacacacacatacaccaagacAGGACAACTGGAGTTTGTATAGCCTAATCCATTCTTGTTCTTAGAGGCCAAGCAGGTACTTACTCTGCCTTAGGAAGTATCCCTGGAAGGTGTCCTGTCCTAGAGCTTTTGAGGCACCTAAGCCTGAGAAGAGGTGGGTGCTGACTTCACCCCTTGGTGCCACCCAAGGGCTGGTAGCTATTGCTGGCTGCCTTTACTACCCTGTGCCTACTGAAACTCGGGCAAGTGGGCAAGTGAGTGGTATAAGTACCTCCTCTGACAGCAAGACTAAAAAGTAGCAATGATATTCAATTGGCCAGCAGCTGTCCCCTGGCCAGGGCAGCATACAGACTCTGCACTCTCCAGAAGCGCCAAAGGGCGTTCTGAACTCCCCAGAGCCTTCTGAGTGATTTGTGGTCATCTAGCCAGGTCCTGCTGTTCCCAGTGCAGACATGGGAAAACTTGGGGCTAGGGCTGGTGGTGGGTAAGGTCACAGATTCAGGATGGATTCAAAAGCTGGTAGTCTGGGCCCCAAGCCATGTTTGCCTGCTTTTTCCTGTGTGCTAGTAGGTGCACCCCTTGGCTGGGAAAAGGCAGTGGCATGTTAACCCCTGAGGGGCCTTCCTAGAGGAGAAGCCTTCTAGGCACCCTATACTTACTGCTTCAAGCTCTAAGAACCAGGCCAAAAGCCCACCCCACTGTACTAGAAGCCAGCAGTGGCCAAGGCCTGACTTTACTAGTGAAGGAGGATTCAGGGGCCTTTCTTGAGTACCCTCATAGTTAGAAATATAACAGTGGTCAGGAAATAGGGATGATGTTTCTTGGACAAGGGGTTCAACCAGCTAATGTCAGAGCCAGTCCTTAATATGAACTCACAAAAAGGCACAGCAAGATCTTCAGGGGCTGCTCCTGGAAACTGCTATCCTCCCAGGTACTACTTATCGGGACTGCACTCTAGAACACTCCCTTGACCCACAGGGTCCCAGACCAAGTAGATCTCTCTCTGGATCACCTGAACCTGAAGGTGAAacccaccacaataagattaGAAATAGGTGTATGCCTTTCTCTTGGCTACCTGGccgtcactcctgaacctccaggttctagTAAGTTTCCTGTCATCCCAGGTGGGCTTGACCCCTCTACTCCCTCCTGTCCTCCATGTAGGAGGTCTCTgtactttccttctttttctctctaaatctcttttcacatttctttcaaGCCCACCACATGGGCTCTTAGACCACTTGGGTGTATCAATTCaacttcccttggttttgtacttccctaaataaatatagtaactTAATAATTAatccttctcagtttgatttGCCCAAGTTTTGGTTAAATATAaacatgaactcagggtttggggttcaaggactttcctggactcccCACAGACCTGATATCAAAATCCACATTCCACACTCTAGCTGTCCTGTCCTTGTTGGCTCCTTAACCTGAGGTACCTGCCCAGCTGTGTGGGCATGTTGGTCCCTTGTCCTGCCTTTCTGCTATGCCCCCACCTGAGTCTTGCTGTCTCCTGTGCGCTAGCTCCCAGCTGGGCTCTAACTCTGGCTGCTTGGTCCTCCAGGCTGTCCTACTGTAGGGGTTCCAGGGTAGGCAGGTAGCTCTTGGACTAGGCAGGATCAGAAAGGTACTTAAAGGGAGGGATCTTAGGATGATGCTTTGTCACACCCTCACCGTGTCTATCCCAGGTGGTCTCACCTTATGTAGCTCACCCACCCTGCCTGCTTCAGTCACAGGATCCTGCATTTGCCCATCTTACCCAATCagatatctctctcttttttttttttaatttatttatttgagagcgacagacacagagagaaagacagatagagggaaagacagatagagggagagagagagaatgggcgcgccaggacttccagcctctgcaaacgaactccagacgtgtgcgcccccttgtgcatctggctaacatgggacctggggaaccaagtctcgaaccagggtccttaggcttcacaggcaaacgcttaaccgctaagccatctctccagccccaatcagaTATCTCTTGAGCATGCACcctgcccaggtgtgggtggattCTTTTTCTGAGGAGGCCAGTTGGCTGGGACACCTGATGTAGGTGTGTCCAGGTGTGTTTAGCATGAATTCTAAAGTATATCTCCTCTGACCCACGGAGACTCACTGCAACTGTGGTGGCAACACTTTTGAGTCACAGTGCCATTGATAAGATTTCCCTCTCCCTGGAAGCCATGGGGTGAGAGGGGCACTTcttactgtcttttctttttaatattttatttgtatatatttatttgagacaggagcaagagagagaaagagaaatgagagaatgggcacaccagggtctccagccactacaaacaaactctagatgtatgtaccactttatgcatgtggcttatgtgggtcctggagaatcaaaccataggcctttggctttacaggcaagcattttaaccactaagccatctctccagccctcttactatCTTTAATCTTTTTGGAAGTACCCACTTTTTATAAAATCCATTTTcaagttttgttgttatttgtttgttgtttttttttatctaaGATCCATGCTCATGTACCTGGGCTCCACATGGAGTATCTCCCTTCACCTAACtttaccttcccttcctcagccTTTTCCTGTGAtatctaaataaaatgtgtttcaaAATCATTGAGTCTGGAAtggccaattctttggttagtttgcagatgtGGACTCAGGGTTttgggttccaggaagcaccccagagcCCCAAATTTATCTGTTACACTACCTCACCTTGGTGCTGCTTACCTCTTCCATTGGTACTGGACCCTGGCCTCCCACCTGTGCTGAAAGGTCAGCATCTGTGCCTTTCTCCCTGCAAGGCCTGGCCCTGTCCATCACAGGTCCTAGCAGCCATGCAAGCTGAGGCTTAGGGTGTTTTATGAGTTGGGTAAAAAAGGCAAGCAGTCCATGATTAGAAGGCAGGCCTTATGAGATGCTGAGGCCCAGCACTCAGCCACAGTGAAACCCAGTGAGCTATCAGAGCAAAGTCTTTCAGCCAAGCCCACCACAGGCACTAGTGACTAGTCACCTAGCCAGTGTTGGGAGGGGTCTCCATCTTCTTTCTGGTTCCCTTCTCCTTGAGTCTCAGCCCACTGCCCATCTTTAACTAACTTGGACTCTAGCCTGTGTGAGCTGAGTGGGGCTAAGATCAGGGctgccacctccccccccccaccttataTCTTGGTGGGTACAGGTCTCTCTTCTGGCTGTGAGGCCTGATGGGCTGACTGGGTAGGAGGAACGCTGGGAGCCATCATGGGCTTGgcccagccactcactgcaataTTGATGGCCCGTCAGTGCGGCCCTGATTCCTGTGCTTTCAGTTAAAAGGTTTCTGTTGTTGTAGCTTATGCAGTTGCTCTGTTGCTATGGAAACGTGACATCAAAATGACGTTTCCCGTTTAAAAGCTTTTAACTAAATCCCTGCCTGTCAGATGTAGGCCCCATTTTGAGCGTGGAGCTGCCTCGAGCAAGCAAGTGAGCAAGGGAGCTGCCTCTCCTCGCCCATGGTTCGCTGGCTAGGCCTGGGGCACCACCTGAACACCATCCTTAACCCCGCAGGTGCCTCCAGCATGGCAGCAGCCGAAGTGCCCAGCTACCTTGTGTCTCCTCAGACAGAGAAGCACCGGCGGGCCCGCAACTGGACGGATGCAGAGATGCGCGGCCTTATGCTGGTCTGGGAGGAATTCTTCGATGAGCTCAAGCAGACCAAGCGCAATGCCAAGGTGTATGAGAAGATGGCCAGCAAGCTCTTCGAGATGACTGGTGAGCGCCGTCTGGGAGAAGAGATCAAGATCAAAATCACCAACATGACCTTCCAGTACAGGTGGGTACAAGGGATGGTGGGTGGGAGGGGCCTAGGCCATTGTCCCACTCCTGCCTGCCAGGGAGGGTGTGTGGCCTGGACTGATTGGCCCACCTGTAGGTCAGAGGACCACAGGACAAGATGACCTTTGGAAACCATTTGTACAGCATCCCATTGTGAGGATGGGGAAACTGAGAATTAAGAGCAGAAAACTGGTCAGGAATTCTCAAGAGTTGGCAGTTTTGCAGCTGTACCACCCCCAGGATGACTCCATGGATAACACTAGACCTTCCTCCATACCTCCATGACACCTTAGAGGCAGGTGCCACACATAGGCAGCACTTACCTGACCTTTATCTGAGACTCAAGGCTTCCAGCTATGTTTAGTTTAGCCTGCCCTATCACAGCCTTCCAAGCTCAGCAGAGTGTGAAGGATCTCCGTATATAGGGAAACTAAAGCCAGAGTGAGAAGGAGGCTTGGCTCCCAGGCCTGGCTGGTCTGATACTCTGGGATTCTGAGCACCAACTGAGTCACTGAATGTGCCCAGCACAAACCCAGCCTCAGAGTTGGACAAAGGGGTGCTTAAGGGGCTAGCAGATCAGTGGCTAGCTCTGGCCTTGGGGACTCCCAGTCTGGTTCCTCAGACTTGCTCCCATTTCTGCCTCCACTGAATAGCAGGTTGGCTGTCCCTGGCCTGTAGCTGTAGGAGAACCTAGAGGCATCTGAAATGTAAGGGCTACAACCTAGGACAGCATCTAAAGGATGTGGCTGTGGGCCCCAGTCCTTCTGGAGAGGGTCATGTAGAGGGCACAAGGTAGGGATGACAGACTTAGAGAGCATGAAGAGTGTTGGGTTGGATGAAGGTCATGGCGTAAATAAGGATTGTCACAGTAAGAGTTAGAGGCTGTTGTGAGAGAGCAGTGGCCCAGTAAGCAGACTGGTCCTGGGGCTGCCTGGGATCCTGTCTATAGCCCCAAACAGAAGGAGCGACAGCTCCAAGGAGTTCACAAAGGTGCTGGCAATTGAGCTGTTGAGTAGGCCAAGTACAGATCATACCCTGCAGGTACCTTAGCCACCACTCCATGGGCTAGAGAAGCTCTCATATCTTCATAGGTGAGGAGATGGCCCCCAGCCTGGTCCATGGATCCTGTGTCCTGGGAGTCAGAGGCCCTAGCAAGACATAGGTAACCAACCTACAAGGCCATGAAGCTCCACTTCTGTTTTGCTGATTTGACCTTCTTAAGGCTGTAGAAGAAGCAAGCAGTCCAGAACCTGATTCTTCCAAGGCCTCTTTCTGCCAAGATCTATTGGCATTGAAGTCACTTAGTGTAACTGATGTTAAGTTTGAGCCTCCATCTCATGGTGGTAAGGCAGAGAGGCAAGTGTGGTGTGTGCAGAAGTGGGTGTGGACATAGGGAGATAGCAGCCATGACCCATGCTGCCTGGTCCTTATGGCCCCATTCTAACACCTGGGAGAGATATTGGCTATCTCCTCAGCTTCCCTCtgactcaggacctcatgctctGTAGTGTAGCTGGATTATTCATTTTTTATCCTGAAAGCCTTCCTCAGAATCCCAAAGGAGGGTTTGTGTCTTCATTCATAGAGGTTAGTGTTTAGGAGGTGCAGGAGATGAGGGTGTATGCAGGGGACAGTCACTGTAGTCTAGGGGCAGGGAAGGACTGCACATTGCAGTTTATAAAGTACATGAAGACTATAACTTCTTATAGCCGCTATTATCAGCCTTTGTTCATCAAAGGTGAAACTGAGGCCTAGAGAGACAAAGGGTCTGGTCACACCTTCTGTATTGGACAAAGCTTTGGCTGGTAAATAGTTCTCCAATTACCTAGCTCCTCCACTGCAAATtggttttatatttaaaaaaaaatttttttgttcatttttatttatttatttgagagtgacagagagagggggagagaaagagacagatagagagagaatgggcgctccagggctttcagccactgcaaatgaacttcagacgtgtgtgctcccttgtgcatctagctaatgtgggtcctggggaatcgagcctcgaactggggtccttgggcttcacaggcaagtgcttaactgctaagccatctctccagccctggttttatatttttataaaaactcTTTCTGCCTTATCTGCCTTAAAGGAAGTCTGAATAGGTAGCTAGGTTCCATGGTTTGTTGGAATACCACATGAAGTTCTTTTGCTGGAGACAGGCTGTCCCATCTATTTCTCCAAGGCATAGGTTGGCATGAGTGAAGCAGAGAGCTAGCCAGCTCTGGAAGGGCTGGGGAGGAACCTGGATGGAGGCTGCTGTGACAACAGTGGTCAaccctccttccttgtacccccctCTGCCGTGGCAAGACATCATACAAAGCAGCCTGTGCCCTGCCCTGTGTGACCAGCCACTATTTCTATTGAGGTCACTCAATGAAGTGGAGCCCCTGAGTCCTTGGCAGCAGCCCTTCCTCACTGGCTGTGTTGGTATTAAGGATGGCTTACTTGGTCAGTTCACCATCTCCGGGGACCAGTAGGACAAGGGGCCATTCCCTGTTAGAGAACACCATGTTAAGAGACAGGAggcactgggtgtggtagcacatacctttaattccagcactcaggagggtgaggtaggaggataattgtgagttcaaggccagcctgagactacatagtgaattccaagtcagcctaggctagggtgagactctaccttgaaaaaccaaaaaagagagacaaagagagacaggaggGATTCAGCTTTGAACGCCCAGGGTGGTATCCTGAGGCCTGAGATCCCCCCACCCATCCCCCATGTGGCCTCATCCCCTGATGGCCAAACCTACCCAGCCAGCCTAGTACCCTGTCTCCCAGGCACTCTCCCAGAGGATGGCTGAAGACAGATGTTCCTGGCTTCTCGGTGAGGAAGGACCCATTTGCAGGAGGGGGTGAAACACCTGGCTTGGGAGGACCTTGGTTGCACTGAGCAAATCCTCAGTCCAAGGGGCTCCCCTGGAGAAAGGGTATTAGGCATTGGTCTCTGAGAAAACTGGTTCGAGCGCGACGTCAGGCTTTTCTTGAGGATGGAGcagcagcaccaccaccaccaggttAAGGCCAATGCAGCTTCATCTTAGGTTTTACAGG includes:
- the Msantd1 gene encoding myb/SANT-like DNA-binding domain-containing protein 1 isoform X2, producing MVRWLGLGHHLNTILNPAGASSMAAAEVPSYLVSPQTEKHRRARNWTDAEMRGLMLVWEEFFDELKQTKRNAKVYEKMASKLFEMTGERRLGEEIKIKITNMTFQYRSEERPVKKRKVQSCHLQKKKLRLLEAMLEEQRRLSRAMEETCREVRRVLDQQNILQVQSLQLQERMMSLLEKIIAKSNV